A single window of Arcobacter venerupis DNA harbors:
- a CDS encoding peptidase U32 family protein, producing the protein MNNEKVELLSPAGNLEKLKIAIKYGADAVYAGVSHFSLRIRAGKEFTFETFKEGIDYAHARGKKVYATINGFPFNSQIDLLKKHIIKMAELEPDAFIVAAPGVVKLCRELAPQIDIHLSTQANVLNYLDAQVFWDMGVKRIVVAREISLKDVVEIKKHLPDMEIEIFVHGSMCFAYSGRCLVSAVQMGRVPNRGSCANDCRFEYTLYAANEDHSTLFRLEEEPGVGTYIFNSKDMNLASHIKEILDSGAVDSLKIEGRTKSPYYAAVTAKAYRNAIDDYYDGKFEADKYQRELYTTKNRGFTDAYLIHRPFEKTDSQNHEYALSKGSYEVTGLVTEDEEHFLCKYKVYPNEDIEIFTPMGDELVECENEIGKIFKKDGIYYINFKKILTETNKELESVHSGNVNKIKLPGRLPYLTMFRVANIEETIE; encoded by the coding sequence ATGAATAATGAAAAAGTAGAGTTATTATCACCTGCTGGAAATTTAGAAAAATTAAAAATAGCAATTAAATATGGCGCAGATGCTGTATATGCAGGTGTTAGTCACTTTAGCTTAAGAATTAGAGCGGGAAAAGAATTTACATTTGAAACATTTAAAGAAGGAATTGACTATGCCCATGCTCGTGGTAAAAAAGTTTATGCCACAATTAATGGTTTTCCTTTTAATTCTCAAATAGATTTATTAAAAAAACATATTATAAAAATGGCAGAACTTGAGCCCGATGCATTTATTGTAGCAGCTCCTGGAGTTGTTAAATTATGTCGTGAACTTGCACCTCAAATTGATATTCATTTATCAACACAAGCAAATGTTTTAAATTATCTAGATGCCCAAGTTTTTTGGGATATGGGAGTAAAAAGAATCGTAGTTGCAAGGGAAATTTCATTAAAAGATGTTGTTGAAATTAAAAAACACTTACCAGATATGGAAATAGAAATTTTTGTACATGGTTCAATGTGTTTTGCATATTCTGGACGTTGTTTAGTAAGTGCAGTTCAAATGGGAAGAGTTCCAAATAGAGGATCTTGTGCAAATGACTGTAGATTTGAATATACATTATACGCAGCAAATGAAGATCACAGTACATTATTTAGATTAGAAGAAGAACCAGGTGTTGGAACATATATTTTTAATTCAAAAGATATGAACTTAGCTTCTCATATAAAAGAGATACTTGATTCTGGTGCAGTTGATTCCCTTAAAATTGAAGGAAGAACAAAATCACCATATTATGCAGCAGTTACTGCAAAAGCTTATAGAAATGCAATTGATGACTATTATGATGGTAAATTTGAAGCTGACAAATATCAAAGAGAACTTTATACAACAAAAAATAGAGGTTTTACAGATGCTTATTTAATTCATAGACCATTTGAAAAAACAGATTCACAAAATCATGAATATGCATTAAGTAAAGGTTCATATGAAGTTACAGGACTTGTAACAGAAGATGAAGAACATTTTTTATGTAAATACAAAGTTTATCCAAATGAAGATATTGAAATTTTTACACCAATGGGTGATGAATTAGTTGAGTGTGAAAATGAAATTGGAAAGATCTTTAAAAAAGATGGAATTTATTATATTAATTTCAAGAAAATATTAACAGAAACAAATAAAGAATTAGAATCTGTTCATAGTGGAAATGTTAACAAAATAAAACTTCCTGGAAGATTACCTTATTTAACAATGTTTAGAGTTGCAAATATTGAAGAAACTATTGAATAA
- the rpsL gene encoding 30S ribosomal protein S12, with the protein MPTINQLVRNERKKVIKKSKSPALKECPQRRGVCTRVYTTTPKKPNSALRKVAKVRLTTGFEVISYIGGEGHNLQEHSIVLVRGGRVKDLPGVKYHIVRGALDTAGVANRTVARSKYGTKKAKAKKK; encoded by the coding sequence ATGCCTACAATCAATCAGCTTGTAAGAAATGAGCGAAAAAAGGTTATCAAAAAATCTAAATCGCCAGCATTAAAAGAATGTCCACAAAGAAGAGGAGTATGTACAAGAGTATATACAACTACACCTAAAAAACCTAACTCGGCTTTAAGAAAAGTTGCAAAAGTTAGATTAACTACAGGTTTTGAAGTTATTTCATATATCGGTGGAGAAGGTCACAACTTACAAGAGCACTCAATAGTACTTGTAAGAGGGGGAAGAGTAAAAGATTTACCTGGGGTTAAATACCACATCGTAAGAGGTGCTTTAGATACTGCTGGTGTTGCTAACAGAACTGTTGCAAGATCTAAATATGGTACTAAAAAAGCTAAAGCTAAGAAAAAGTAG
- a CDS encoding MFS transporter, with protein sequence MTKKLLPLALGGLAIGTTEFAIMGLLPDVANDLNISIPVAGHLISIYALGVVIGAPILVALSSKFPAKNILIVFMILFTFFNFLSAIAPNYTTLLISRFLSGLPHGAFFGVGTVVAAKLADKGKSAQAIAVMFTGLTIANVAMVPLTTYLGHTFSWRYAFAIVSIIGLITIFSLYKNLPKQKEVKTVTLKEELEFFKTIKAWHILAIVATGFGGLFAWISYIAPLLIHVTKFEESSVSYLMIVAGLGMLVGNIVGGYLADKRNPIKVAIFLLSMMVICLILVFSLSEYKFATVVLTFVCGAFAMSIGAPINIIMLDSAKHSAMLGAAFLQAAFNVANSLGAFLGGIPLFMGLNYNYPSLSGALMALVGVGLCLIFLKKYKVQG encoded by the coding sequence ATGACAAAAAAATTACTTCCCCTAGCCTTAGGTGGACTTGCTATTGGTACTACAGAATTTGCAATCATGGGATTATTACCAGATGTTGCAAATGACTTAAATATCAGTATTCCCGTTGCTGGACATTTAATCTCTATATATGCTTTAGGAGTAGTTATTGGAGCACCAATTTTGGTTGCTTTAAGTTCAAAATTTCCTGCTAAAAATATCTTAATTGTATTTATGATTTTATTTACATTTTTCAACTTTTTATCTGCTATTGCTCCTAATTACACTACATTACTAATATCAAGATTTTTAAGTGGTTTACCACATGGCGCTTTTTTTGGTGTTGGTACTGTTGTTGCTGCAAAACTTGCTGATAAAGGAAAATCAGCACAAGCAATTGCTGTAATGTTTACAGGACTTACAATTGCAAATGTCGCTATGGTTCCTCTTACTACATATCTTGGTCATACTTTTAGTTGGAGATATGCCTTTGCAATAGTTTCAATAATTGGTTTAATAACAATTTTCTCTTTATATAAAAATCTTCCAAAACAAAAAGAGGTAAAAACTGTTACATTAAAAGAGGAACTAGAATTTTTCAAGACAATCAAAGCTTGGCATATATTAGCTATTGTTGCAACTGGTTTTGGTGGATTGTTTGCATGGATTAGTTATATTGCTCCATTGTTGATTCATGTTACAAAATTTGAAGAGAGTAGTGTCTCATATTTGATGATTGTTGCGGGGCTTGGGATGTTAGTTGGAAATATAGTTGGAGGATATTTAGCTGATAAAAGAAACCCTATAAAAGTTGCAATTTTCCTTTTATCTATGATGGTTATATGTTTAATATTGGTATTTTCCCTATCTGAATATAAGTTTGCAACTGTTGTTCTTACATTTGTATGTGGTGCATTTGCTATGTCTATTGGTGCACCTATTAATATTATCATGTTAGATAGTGCAAAACATTCTGCCATGCTAGGAGCTGCATTTTTACAAGCTGCATTTAATGTTGCAAATTCTTTAGGTGCATTTTTAGGAGGTATTCCTTTATTTATGGGATTAAACTATAATTATCCATCATTAAGTGGTGCTTTAATGGCCTTGGTTGGTGTGGGATTATGTTTAATTTTCCTAAAAAAATATAAAGTGCAGGGATAG
- the rpsG gene encoding 30S ribosomal protein S7: protein MRRRKAPVREIMADPIYNSKVITKFVNTVMQDGKKSTAEKIMYGAIANLDARGEAAGIELFEKAIENVKPLLEVRSRRVGGATYQVPVEVRAVRRQTLALRWLVDAARKRNERTMVERLANELFEAANERGTSFKKKEDIHRMAEANKAFAHYRW, encoded by the coding sequence ATGAGAAGAAGAAAAGCTCCAGTTAGAGAAATAATGGCTGATCCTATCTATAATAGTAAAGTGATCACAAAATTTGTTAATACAGTTATGCAAGATGGTAAAAAATCTACTGCAGAAAAAATCATGTATGGTGCAATTGCAAACCTTGACGCTAGAGGTGAAGCAGCTGGTATTGAATTATTTGAAAAAGCAATTGAAAATGTTAAACCACTTTTAGAAGTAAGATCTAGAAGAGTTGGTGGAGCTACATATCAAGTTCCTGTTGAAGTAAGAGCCGTAAGAAGACAAACTTTAGCATTAAGATGGTTAGTTGATGCTGCAAGAAAAAGAAATGAAAGAACTATGGTAGAAAGATTAGCTAACGAATTATTCGAAGCTGCTAACGAAAGAGGAACTTCATTCAAGAAAAAAGAAGATATTCATAGAATGGCAGAAGCTAATAAAGCATTTGCACACTATAGATGGTAG
- the fusA gene encoding elongation factor G, whose amino-acid sequence MARKTPLNRVRNIGIAAHIDAGKTTTTERILFYTGVSHKIGEVHEGAATMDWMEQEQERGITITSAATTCHWKHPKTGDDLMINIIDTPGHVDFTIEVERSMRVLDGAVAVFCSVGGVQPQSETVWRQANKYRVPRMIFVNKMDRTGADFYNVLNQVNERLKSNAVPIQLPIGAEENFKGIVDLVQMKAIVWDEDAAMGSNYHIEEIPADMMEIAEEYREKMIESAAESIEELMEKYLEGVELTEEEITAGIKAGCLNMTITPMTCGTAFKNKGVQTLLDAVAMYLPAPTEVADINGETQDGEAVIVPSTDEGEVAALAFKIMTDPFVGQLTFTRVYRGVLESGTYVYNSTKMKKERIGRLLKMHANNREEIKELYAGEIGAVVGLKYTITGDTLASEKDPVILERMEFPEPVISVAVEPKTKADQEKMGIALGKLAEEDPSFRVNTDEESGQTIISGMGELHLEILVDRMKREFKVEAEVGAPQVAYRETIKNAVKQEYKYAKQSGGKGQYGHVYLDIKPLVDSEENFKFNNDIKGGTVPKEYIPAVEKGCFEAMQGGILAGYPMVNIEVTLYDGSYHDVDSSEMAFKLAASMGFKQGCRSAAAQAVILEPIMRVEIETPEDYMGDCIGDCNKRRGQIQSMDDRAGVKLVVALIPLSEMFGYSTDLRSMSQGRATYSMIFDNYSEVPKNVSDEIIKKRNG is encoded by the coding sequence ATGGCAAGAAAAACACCACTTAACAGAGTTAGAAATATTGGTATTGCAGCTCACATTGATGCTGGAAAAACAACAACTACTGAAAGAATTTTATTCTATACAGGTGTTTCACATAAAATTGGTGAAGTTCATGAAGGTGCTGCTACAATGGACTGGATGGAACAAGAGCAAGAAAGAGGTATAACAATTACTTCTGCTGCTACAACTTGTCATTGGAAACACCCAAAAACAGGTGATGATTTAATGATTAACATCATTGACACTCCAGGTCACGTTGACTTTACTATTGAAGTTGAAAGATCTATGAGGGTTCTTGATGGAGCTGTTGCAGTATTTTGTTCAGTAGGTGGAGTTCAACCACAATCTGAAACTGTTTGGAGACAAGCTAATAAATATAGAGTACCAAGAATGATATTCGTTAATAAAATGGATAGAACAGGTGCAGATTTTTATAATGTTTTAAACCAAGTAAATGAAAGATTAAAATCAAATGCGGTTCCAATTCAATTACCAATTGGTGCAGAAGAAAACTTCAAAGGTATTGTAGATTTAGTTCAAATGAAAGCTATCGTTTGGGATGAAGATGCAGCAATGGGTTCTAATTACCATATTGAAGAAATTCCAGCTGATATGATGGAAATTGCAGAAGAATATAGAGAAAAAATGATTGAATCTGCTGCTGAGTCAATCGAAGAGTTAATGGAAAAATATCTTGAGGGTGTAGAGTTAACTGAAGAAGAAATTACAGCTGGTATTAAAGCTGGTTGTTTAAATATGACTATTACTCCAATGACTTGTGGAACTGCATTCAAAAATAAAGGTGTTCAAACTTTACTTGATGCTGTTGCTATGTATTTACCAGCTCCAACTGAAGTTGCTGATATTAATGGTGAAACTCAAGATGGTGAAGCTGTTATTGTTCCTTCAACAGACGAAGGTGAAGTAGCTGCGCTAGCATTTAAAATTATGACTGACCCATTTGTTGGACAGTTAACATTTACAAGAGTTTATAGAGGGGTTTTAGAATCTGGAACTTATGTTTATAACTCTACAAAAATGAAAAAAGAAAGAATCGGAAGATTACTTAAAATGCATGCTAATAATAGAGAAGAGATCAAAGAGCTTTATGCTGGAGAAATCGGTGCTGTTGTTGGTTTAAAATATACAATTACTGGAGATACACTTGCTTCTGAAAAAGATCCTGTTATCTTAGAAAGAATGGAATTCCCTGAACCAGTTATTTCTGTTGCAGTTGAGCCAAAAACTAAAGCTGACCAAGAAAAAATGGGTATTGCTTTAGGAAAATTAGCAGAAGAAGATCCCTCATTCAGAGTTAATACTGACGAAGAATCTGGACAAACTATTATTTCAGGAATGGGTGAATTACACCTTGAAATTCTTGTAGATAGAATGAAAAGAGAATTTAAAGTTGAAGCTGAAGTTGGTGCTCCTCAAGTTGCTTATAGAGAAACAATTAAAAATGCTGTTAAACAAGAGTATAAATACGCAAAACAATCAGGTGGTAAAGGTCAATACGGTCACGTATATTTAGACATTAAACCATTAGTTGATAGTGAAGAAAACTTTAAATTTAACAATGATATTAAAGGTGGAACTGTTCCTAAAGAATATATCCCAGCTGTTGAAAAAGGTTGTTTTGAAGCAATGCAAGGTGGTATTTTAGCTGGTTATCCAATGGTTAATATTGAAGTAACACTTTATGATGGTTCTTACCATGATGTGGATTCATCTGAAATGGCATTTAAATTAGCTGCTTCAATGGGATTCAAACAAGGTTGTAGATCTGCTGCTGCTCAAGCTGTAATCTTAGAACCAATTATGAGAGTTGAGATTGAAACACCTGAAGATTATATGGGTGATTGTATCGGCGATTGTAATAAAAGAAGAGGACAAATTCAGTCTATGGATGACAGAGCTGGTGTTAAACTAGTTGTTGCATTAATTCCATTATCTGAAATGTTCGGTTACTCTACAGACTTAAGATCTATGTCTCAAGGTAGAGCTACATATTCAATGATTTTTGATAACTATTCAGAAGTTCCAAAAAATGTTTCTGATGAAATTATTAAAAAGAGAAATGGTTAA
- a CDS encoding NAD(+)/NADH kinase: MRIETNNELLNNIKSAGIILKPSSPELKEIYLKIKTLFEQAKIEVYLEDNSANMICLKGGHSLDELCHKVDFLISVGGDGTLLSVVRKSFKYDIPVLGINLGTLGFLTDISMEQLPKFIEDLKKNIYKIDNRMMVEGSVNLNKFVAFNDIVISRKSISSMIRIKGKINGKAFNTYYGDGVIISTPTGSTAYNLSAGGPLVYPLTEAFIVTPVAPHSLTQRPLVMPADFEIEFKIVDNQGAVVIVDGQDIYEVEQNQSIKIRIANKKAKMMHRIQRDYFEVLNEKLRWGN; encoded by the coding sequence TTGAGAATAGAAACAAATAATGAATTATTGAATAATATTAAAAGTGCAGGAATAATTTTAAAACCTTCAAGTCCAGAATTAAAAGAGATATATTTAAAAATTAAAACTCTTTTTGAACAAGCTAAAATCGAAGTCTATTTAGAAGATAATTCAGCAAATATGATATGCCTAAAAGGTGGACATTCCTTAGATGAATTATGCCATAAAGTTGACTTTCTAATCTCAGTTGGAGGAGATGGAACTTTACTTTCAGTCGTTAGAAAATCTTTCAAATATGATATTCCAGTTTTAGGAATTAACTTAGGAACTTTAGGTTTTTTAACTGATATAAGTATGGAACAATTACCAAAATTTATTGAAGATTTGAAAAAAAATATTTATAAAATTGATAATAGAATGATGGTTGAAGGAAGTGTAAATTTAAATAAATTTGTTGCATTTAATGATATTGTAATTTCAAGAAAATCTATCTCATCAATGATTAGAATAAAAGGTAAAATTAATGGAAAAGCTTTTAATACTTATTATGGTGATGGTGTAATTATCTCAACACCAACAGGCTCAACTGCTTATAATCTCTCAGCTGGTGGACCTCTTGTTTATCCTTTAACTGAAGCTTTTATTGTAACGCCAGTTGCTCCTCACTCTTTAACACAAAGACCACTAGTTATGCCAGCTGATTTTGAAATAGAGTTTAAAATAGTTGATAATCAAGGTGCAGTTGTAATTGTTGATGGACAAGATATTTATGAAGTTGAACAAAATCAATCTATTAAAATTAGAATAGCAAATAAAAAAGCAAAAATGATGCATAGAATTCAAAGAGATTATTTTGAAGTATTAAATGAAAAACTAAGATGGGGAAATTAA
- a CDS encoding AAA family ATPase, whose amino-acid sequence MITRVYLKDCLSFEEVDLEFKNGLNIFTGPSGAGKSILMQAILSLFALADVKANLGEVLLNNSKINDETYDLSIDDDIIIKSIKKDKVRYFLNNQSVSKKNLSDFSTKLIKHLNLKDTSEFDSLKLLDFLDRLTIQKKKDFKKKKETFNNLYKELIVVKKELQKILDDENKLEDLKEFARFEIDKIEQINPSIDEYEELNLIKKRLAKKEKIEVAIKKASGILEFNHNVIQALELMETDSSFFDETMNELNNIFEKFNDSLHELDDINIENVLDRIEKLSALQKRFGSIEECLKYKEQKKIELESYENIFFQKEKLEKKYEDLNLKLQELASEISIYRKESSLILEKKINEYLKFLYLSNAKIIINEKELDFSGADEVLFELNGVSLDTISSGEYNRLRLALLTSMSEFDIVDNGILFLDEIDANLSGKESDAISKVLKKLSNSYQIFAISHQPQLTSSANQHFLVDKINGKSFVKELKNNEKVNEIARMISGEKVTSEAVEFAKNLLK is encoded by the coding sequence TTGATTACAAGAGTATATTTAAAAGATTGTTTATCTTTTGAAGAGGTTGATTTAGAGTTTAAAAATGGTTTAAATATTTTCACAGGACCAAGTGGTGCTGGGAAATCTATTTTGATGCAAGCGATTTTATCATTATTTGCTCTAGCTGATGTAAAAGCAAATCTTGGTGAAGTATTACTAAATAATTCAAAAATTAATGATGAAACTTATGATTTGTCTATTGATGACGATATTATTATTAAAAGTATTAAAAAAGATAAAGTACGATATTTTTTAAATAATCAATCTGTTTCTAAAAAAAATCTTAGTGATTTTTCAACAAAACTTATAAAACATCTTAACTTAAAAGATACCTCAGAATTTGATAGTTTAAAACTTTTAGATTTTTTAGATAGATTAACTATTCAAAAGAAAAAAGATTTTAAAAAGAAAAAAGAAACATTTAATAATTTATATAAAGAATTAATAGTTGTAAAAAAAGAGTTACAAAAAATATTAGATGATGAAAATAAATTAGAAGATTTAAAAGAGTTTGCAAGATTTGAAATAGATAAAATTGAGCAAATAAATCCAAGTATTGATGAATATGAAGAACTAAATTTAATAAAAAAAAGATTAGCTAAAAAAGAAAAAATAGAAGTTGCAATAAAAAAAGCTTCTGGAATTTTGGAATTTAATCACAATGTTATTCAAGCATTAGAATTAATGGAAACAGATTCTAGTTTTTTTGATGAAACAATGAATGAGTTGAACAATATCTTTGAAAAATTCAATGATTCATTACATGAATTAGATGATATAAATATTGAAAATGTACTGGATAGAATTGAAAAACTCTCAGCTTTACAAAAAAGATTTGGTTCAATTGAAGAGTGTTTAAAATATAAAGAACAGAAAAAAATTGAGTTAGAATCTTATGAAAATATATTTTTCCAAAAAGAAAAATTAGAAAAAAAATATGAAGATTTAAATTTAAAATTACAAGAGTTAGCAAGTGAAATTTCTATTTATAGAAAAGAGAGTTCTTTAATTCTTGAGAAAAAAATAAATGAGTATCTGAAATTTCTATATTTAAGTAACGCTAAAATAATTATTAATGAAAAAGAGTTAGATTTTTCAGGTGCAGATGAAGTTCTATTTGAATTAAATGGGGTATCTTTAGACACAATTAGTTCAGGGGAATACAATAGATTAAGATTGGCATTATTAACTTCAATGAGTGAGTTTGATATTGTTGATAATGGAATACTTTTTTTAGATGAAATTGATGCAAATTTAAGTGGAAAAGAAAGCGATGCAATTTCAAAAGTTCTAAAAAAATTAAGTAATTCATATCAAATATTTGCAATTTCACATCAACCACAGCTAACATCAAGTGCAAATCAACATTTTTTAGTTGACAAAATAAATGGTAAATCATTTGTAAAAGAATTAAAAAATAATGAAAAAGTAAATGAGATTGCAAGAATGATAAGTGGAGAAAAAGTTACATCAGAAGCTGTAGAATTTGCAAAAAATCTTTTAAAATAA